From one Pristis pectinata isolate sPriPec2 chromosome 12, sPriPec2.1.pri, whole genome shotgun sequence genomic stretch:
- the LOC127576587 gene encoding gastrula zinc finger protein XlCGF71.1-like, with product MEKPHKCVDCGKGFSYPSELETHRRTHTGERPFSCTVCGKGFTQLSSLLRHQRIHTGERPFTCSVCGKGFTHSSHLVRHQRSHTGERPFPCSVCGKGFTQSSHLLKHQRVHTDERPFGCPDCGKNFKSPGEVRIHQQTHTGERRFRCSHCGKCFGQSSDLLKHQTVHTGERPFTCSECRKGFTRSSHLLKHHCSQSDERCFKCSECGRSFKRYAERMKHQLMHTGERPFSCAVCGRGYTQAFLLLRHQRAHK from the coding sequence ATGGAGAAACCACATAAGTGTGTGgactgtgggaagggattcagttACCCATCTGAGCTGGAAACTCACCGGCGCAcacacaccggggagaggccgttctcctgcacCGTGTGCGGGAAGGgcttcacccagctctccagtcTACTGAGGCACCAGCGCATCCACACCGGTGAAAGGCCGTTCACTTGCTCCGTGTGCGGGAAGGGCTTCACCCACTCCTCACACCTGGTCAGACACCAGCGAAGCCACACCGGCGAGAGGCCGTTCCCCTGCTCCGTGTGCGGGAAGGGCTTCACGCAGTCGTCCCACCTGCTGaaacaccagcgggttcacaccgacGAGAGGCCGTTCGGTTGCCCGGACTGTGGCAAGAACTTCAAGAGCCCCGGGGAGGTGAGGATCCATCAGCAGACTCACACGGGCGAGAGGCGTTTCCGGTGCTCTCACTGCGGCAAGTGCTTCGGGCAGTCGAGTGACCTGCTGAAACACCAGACcgtccacaccggggagaggcccttcacctgctctgagtgcagGAAAGGATTCACCCGCTCTTCCCACCTGCTGAAGCACCACTGCAGCCAGAGCGACGAGAGGTGCTTCAAGTGCTCCGAGTGCGGGAGAAGCTTCAAAAGGTACGCGGAGAGAATGAAGCACCAGCTGAtgcacaccggggagaggccgttcagcTGTGCCGTGTGTGGGAGGGGATACACACAGGCCTTCCTCCTGCTGAGGCACCAGCGAGCTCACAAGTGA